Proteins from a single region of Macrotis lagotis isolate mMagLag1 chromosome 2, bilby.v1.9.chrom.fasta, whole genome shotgun sequence:
- the LOC141514900 gene encoding mitogen-activated protein kinase kinase kinase 10-like isoform X1, producing MMRAGGRGSCPVGKWGSSPAAAVAPGVPAPAPTGLPVPGDIPFGELQLGEIIGIGGFGKIHRARWHGGEVAVTAARLDPAGPGSTRTRCRLDPEGPGATRTRCRLDPAGPGATRSRWPGRPLFGILCHPNIMVLRGACLGPPHLCLVMEYARGGPLSRALAGHRVPPHVLVTWAAQVAWGMESLHNGAPVPIIHQDLKSINKSSGSRYESEGLEVNLDGRQSGVSEVCQVKFELRSFLTPRPMLYPLHHLVFIIRLSDLHRVTHLVNI from the exons ATGATGAGGGCTGGTGGACGGGGCAGCTGCCCAGTGGGCAAGTGGGGGTCTTCCCCAGCAGCTGCGGTGGCTCCCGGGGTGCCGGCCCCTGCCCCCACTGGCCTGCCTGTGCCTGGGGACATCCCCTTCGGCGAATTGCAGCTCGGAGAAATCATTGGCATCGGGGGCTTTGGCAAAATCCACAGGGCCAGGTGGCACGGCGGGGAGGTGGCCGTGACGGCTGCCAGGCTTGACCCTGCGGGACCAGGGTCCACGAGGACCAGGTGCAGGCTTGACCCTGAGGGACCAGGGGCCACGAGGACCAGGTGCAGGCTTGACCCTGCGGGACCAGGTGCCACGAGGAGCAGGTGGCCAGGGAGGCCCCTCTTTGGCATCCTGTGCCATCCTAACATCATGGTCCTGCGAGGTGCCTGCTTGGGGCCACCCCATCTCTGCTTGGTCATGGAGTATGCTCGAGGAGGGCCACTGAGCCGCGCCCTGGCTGGCCACCGGGTGCCCCCTCACGTGCTGGTCACTTGGGCTGCCCAGGTGGCTTGGGGCATGGAGTCCCTACACAATGGGGCACCGGTGCCCATCATCCATCAGGATCTCAAGTCCATCAACA aatcatctgggtccagatatgaatcagaaggactggaggtaaacctggatgggaggcaatcaggggtaAGTGAAGTTTGtcaggttaaatttgaactcaggtctttcttgaccccaagaccaatgctctatccactgcaccacctagtattcataataaggttaagtgacttacacagggtcacacacctagtaaatatttga
- the LOC141514900 gene encoding mitogen-activated protein kinase kinase kinase 10-like isoform X2: MMRAGGRGSCPVGKWGSSPAAAVAPGVPAPAPTGLPVPGDIPFGELQLGEIIGIGGFGKIHRARWHGGEVAVTAARLDPAGPGSTRTRCRLDPEGPGATRTRCRLDPAGPGATRSRWPGRPLFGILCHPNIMVLRGACLGPPHLCLVMEYARGGPLSRALAGHRVPPHVLVTWAAQVAWGMESLHNGAPVPIIHQDLKSINKSSGSRYESEGLEVNLDGRQSGPPEKGGLPGQMDNKIECGLLC, translated from the exons ATGATGAGGGCTGGTGGACGGGGCAGCTGCCCAGTGGGCAAGTGGGGGTCTTCCCCAGCAGCTGCGGTGGCTCCCGGGGTGCCGGCCCCTGCCCCCACTGGCCTGCCTGTGCCTGGGGACATCCCCTTCGGCGAATTGCAGCTCGGAGAAATCATTGGCATCGGGGGCTTTGGCAAAATCCACAGGGCCAGGTGGCACGGCGGGGAGGTGGCCGTGACGGCTGCCAGGCTTGACCCTGCGGGACCAGGGTCCACGAGGACCAGGTGCAGGCTTGACCCTGAGGGACCAGGGGCCACGAGGACCAGGTGCAGGCTTGACCCTGCGGGACCAGGTGCCACGAGGAGCAGGTGGCCAGGGAGGCCCCTCTTTGGCATCCTGTGCCATCCTAACATCATGGTCCTGCGAGGTGCCTGCTTGGGGCCACCCCATCTCTGCTTGGTCATGGAGTATGCTCGAGGAGGGCCACTGAGCCGCGCCCTGGCTGGCCACCGGGTGCCCCCTCACGTGCTGGTCACTTGGGCTGCCCAGGTGGCTTGGGGCATGGAGTCCCTACACAATGGGGCACCGGTGCCCATCATCCATCAGGATCTCAAGTCCATCAACA aatcatctgggtccagatatgaatcagaaggactggaggtaaacctggatgggaggcaatcaggg CCTCCAGAGAAAGGAGGGCTTCCTGGGCAGATGGATAACAAGATCGAGTGTGGCTTACTGTGTTAG